In Lactobacillus sp. PV012, one genomic interval encodes:
- the pta gene encoding phosphate acetyltransferase, whose product MQVFELLKKKAMENIRTIVLPEGTDERILTAASRIDKQGIVKLILLGEPDKILDKAQSLELDLGSIEIINPDTYDGFEKMCEDFVTLRHGKNTLEQARDILRDVSYFGTMLVYEGKADGMVSGAAHSTADTVRPALQIIKTKPGMKRVSGAMIMERNEEKYVFADCAINIDPDSDELAEIGYQSTQTAKMIDLKPEVAFLSFSTKGSAKGPFVDKVSDAAEVMKKDHPEIASDGELQFDTAFVPSVAKAKAPKSKVAGHANVFIFPDLEAGNIAYKVAQRLGGFTAIGPVLQGMAAPINDLSRGCTVEDAYLTIILTAAQANTDKD is encoded by the coding sequence ATGCAAGTGTTTGAATTATTGAAGAAAAAAGCAATGGAAAATATTAGAACTATTGTATTGCCAGAAGGAACAGATGAAAGAATATTAACTGCTGCAAGTAGGATAGATAAACAAGGCATTGTAAAACTAATTTTATTAGGGGAACCAGATAAAATTTTAGATAAGGCACAAAGTTTAGAGTTAGATTTGGGAAGCATTGAAATAATTAATCCAGATACTTATGATGGCTTTGAAAAAATGTGTGAAGACTTTGTGACATTACGCCATGGAAAAAATACTTTAGAGCAAGCAAGAGATATCCTAAGAGATGTTAGTTATTTTGGGACAATGTTGGTTTATGAAGGAAAGGCTGATGGAATGGTATCAGGAGCTGCTCATTCGACAGCTGATACAGTAAGACCAGCTCTACAAATTATTAAGACTAAACCTGGAATGAAGCGAGTTTCAGGAGCAATGATCATGGAACGTAATGAAGAGAAGTATGTATTTGCGGACTGTGCAATTAATATTGATCCAGATAGTGACGAATTAGCAGAAATTGGTTATCAATCAACGCAAACAGCTAAAATGATTGATTTAAAACCAGAAGTTGCTTTTTTAAGCTTTTCAACTAAAGGATCAGCTAAAGGTCCATTTGTAGATAAAGTTAGTGATGCAGCAGAAGTGATGAAAAAGGATCATCCAGAAATTGCTTCAGATGGTGAATTACAATTTGATACAGCTTTTGTACCAAGTGTAGCAAAAGCTAAAGCTCCTAAGTCAAAAGTAGCAGGACATGCTAATGTATTTATTTTTCCTGATTTAGAGGCTGGAAATATTGCTTACAAAGTAGCTCAAAGATTAGGTGGATTTACTGCAATTGGCCCGGTACTTCAAGGGATGGCAGCGCCCATTAATGATTTATCTCGGGGATGTACA